In the genome of Desertifilum tharense IPPAS B-1220, the window TGGGCCAAGCGTTCGGCGCGAAGGCTTTCTTGTTCGGCGCGAAGGCGTTCTTGTTCTAATAAAGACTCTGCTTCTAGTACCCTAGCTTGCAGTTGAGCCAGTTGTCGTTGAATCTCGACATAGGTGGCAAAACGTTCGCCATCAGGACGAATTAAGGCTAATTCCTCTCCCGATAAGTCGAAACGAATGCCTAGGCGAGGACTCACCCAGTCGGCGATGGGATCGATGACATCTAAGCGTTCTTGCGATCGCAACCACCCACTGAGATCGTTGCGTTCCGGGTCATAAAGATAGTATTCTTCAACGCCGTAGCGGTCGTAAAAGACCTGCTTTTTGTTCATCTCAGTCAGGGTATTGCCCGGAGAGAGAATTTCAAACACCACCTGGGGGACAATATCGCCTTCATTCCACTGTTGATAAGAACCGCGATCGCCCTTTGGTCTGCCAAAGACAACCATAACATCGGGTGCTTGGCGCACTTTAGGATTTCCTTGAACGGGATACCACAATAAGTCACCCGCGATAAAAACCTGGGAATGGTCTGCAAACAACCACTCCAGATTTTGCTGCACGACCACGATCCAGCGAAATTGTTTAGTATTATCAGACATCGGCTGACCATCGCTATCGGGATAGACGATCTCTGAAGTTGAAAGCGAAGTGGCTTGAGAAACCATAAGTAACCGTCCAGCCTTCTAACTCTTAGACTCGATCGTACCAATTGTTGAGGGGGAAGTGCGATCGCTACTCCTCCAAGTTTGAGTCAACTAGAAGGCTAGCATTCATACTGTATCAAGCATTTGCCACGTCATCTCCTGACCTGCCCGTAGGGGTACGAGTCCAGATTCAGTAAAGGGAACTTCATCGGGGACGCGCCAG includes:
- a CDS encoding Uma2 family endonuclease, which gives rise to MVSQATSLSTSEIVYPDSDGQPMSDNTKQFRWIVVVQQNLEWLFADHSQVFIAGDLLWYPVQGNPKVRQAPDVMVVFGRPKGDRGSYQQWNEGDIVPQVVFEILSPGNTLTEMNKKQVFYDRYGVEEYYLYDPERNDLSGWLRSQERLDVIDPIADWVSPRLGIRFDLSGEELALIRPDGERFATYVEIQRQLAQLQARVLEAESLLEQERLRAEQESLRAERLAQRLREAGIDPDAIET